A genomic stretch from Moraxella nasicaprae includes:
- a CDS encoding hemagglutinin repeat-containing protein, whose product MNRIYKTVFNKSTQTWMAVCEYARRVGCGGASSTSKSAARGVAGSITFLSFAVLMALQSAHAGTPTTIIADSSAPKNLQPIILNTASGITSVNIATPNARGLSNNHYSQFDVGSTGAVLNNNRKAVGTQIAGFVAANPFMARGEASTILNQINSNNPSHLNGFVEVAGKKADVIIANPNGLIINGAGFINAGNVHLAAANAQVKQGQLSAYQVGNGDTGNIQVNGKLNLQGTDYAALIAKTAQINDEIYAGKQLDVILGENQVNLQNGDFTKLNATNKQTHVSSASQTTNKEQQGVALDISSLGGMYAGKIHLVGTDKGFGVNNQGVITATGNGQQLGTGTLTLDSQGNLVNTGTMSAKDKLAINTHDNTTQNDGTLLSEQADIAINTASLNNTGAIHSTQTTKIAAKQAIENLGSVYGGVLQVDTDKLNNTGQLIQTGTGKLDITTNTLTNSDKAVIGQSLYGQTIIPTPSTPSSDQSAGSISNTPIQTSTTTGNIATNPNTQTLNKPSTPNANGHITASQSLTNTGNQALITATGDISINADKTHNTKQASIDAATLNTNTLVNTDSKIALDDINWQLTRFDNSKGSITAKDGMVIGSESAIINTGGSLTSGGDMTLIAKDRIINQDGTITAVKQADITAKEVQNGGSITADTLTITQQADYAHTDQDKLVANRLAFTTSGKLINQSQLTAGHDLTLNAKHIDNSQTGIITSGNHTQITSQTNITNQGLINGENTLIKAKNTINNLAGGRIYGTHLAIQADTLNNTPAKAVNQQTNQENDHHTAPVIAARGRLDIGVNHLNNNPNPDRAGKFNKNFDSQALITSLGSLHIGGSLDDNHHATGKAQTVINKGATIESGGQMQIATSTLLNTNADFKKHTVKVEAESVYGQTLYRNREQSGVPATQKSTNIADLGKKPMAGLFDCPKGSECIVNYDHNSTIWSYFKIEPPKQPVPNIKAKDLLDEPDLPKGETTQSCALAGANNQACAQYNKDLANYTKVMGPLLKWEEDNAASIEALELAIREHNRQFNKNKSDVDLALNIYTTDEAYLGPTSRKGAPDGALYVKDVSGNFYRLTEEVDVITTDFVVYEDKTLSSDPARMVSGENLIIHGDTLINDKSQMNAGNGFAIIGDTVIQTPDNGLHGEKTKVTENGRFTRYSVFASGINRHKRKATGGGSFTQSFAPLATYELPILNATINTTPSSTKIDELATGNDTSVIVDVKDSTITLPTSALYIINADNPNLPLIQTDPAFTNYKQWLSSDYMLKALQSDPNHIHKRLSDGYGEQQRIKDQYYLLTGRHINTDYRSHEDAYKTLMDNGITAAKQFNYTLGTALTPEQMATLTTDIVWLIKQPITVVTKDKDGNSISKTQDALVPKLYLRSANADTGTLSPDGRYSAVSARSIDMQLTGNLDNNGNIIAKDTANINANNVTNDGGVYGNFVAVTADNTIANHGTMYANSAMRLSAGNNIINQSQTATHHNKQGQSASSNTAITRIATIRVSDGLKDQTDDNGNPLTTLSLRGNQIIYQGAASDNAGGSTHMTAKNGINITTITTSNHINAVADENNYFNYSQSTDVGSTITSHGNLTIATTGKDADINIKGSSLQSDGMTAVIGTGDISITEGRATQSLDTASKFTNKGLVSKKTTQTAYQMDSNTSIQSTVGGETVLMKSGRNMQVVTTNVLADKDILLASGGNMTIASAANTQSMHEYSQVDKKGLFTTSPTSATLGKQRTQNQADAMQTTYTGSLIGTTGGNVRLVSNDSLAITNSDVIAKKDGANTNTGNIYIQATDATIQSQNTISNNSHRFAQKTTGVTASVSSSLVSEVQSLETLKESVNDTDSRKAKLAGTLAAASKVKTLINNLNNKDLGSLRAQATIGSQSTKSQTTSHQETNDAANLLAQNNLIVNLKGKGADSDLTVIGSNLTVGNNFYQSVEGDVIYQASTQTDTTNSQNSSKGWGVGIYASTQIGGGQSNHGFTINANKAKGNSTETTTTHTNTQVTVGGTTINDIGGNLILDGANLDTKHLTGTVGGDLIVKSRQDTYQYTHDQKQAGFSADVGFNGKPQSISINGGKTDVDADYAQVTRQSGIKAKESTLIVQGQGKFTGGYLITDAGKNQTQFAQGIQTQDIHNHLDYEGDAISVGIGIGVDTSNPNGKAKPALQGLGYGKIDPTHKTSTTHSAITDQAGLSHINTDNFKQAEVQHELNQIITNDFNKEQVLKELNAQVNITTEFGREAPKRVAEFADNQAFKLIQKLDELNDKNIDIASDEYQNTIKEIDKWSEGGVYRVALHTAVGALGTGTIEGAISAGATAYTIPKIDEYLKEQGFDETTRQTALLTLSAGIGATVGGDTASTANNAGQVQWNYLSHKENERLRELKKEKAGLSNAYGNCVSQRCAEITREIKVLEDLSKQRDKAFDKAYTDCRAGKDCNQFYYLHVIQRRDWNKDAEELFKVNRSDWKLMEDYQNAFHNYNANGIPEKLPNGNYRYKKFVHNNGQMEIIIDTKDGILSDDDYTRIVRDPTNAGTFNYYAPSDASGHKLYDVDPYTNFGNGKGDKTTLSNRKNVMLRLPVPYTNYTVPIGTSGFWTGNLPGKTTNPKTMGANRITNNAERSFNASQDFCENNKEDCK is encoded by the coding sequence ATGAACCGCATATATAAAACCGTCTTTAACAAATCCACACAGACTTGGATGGCGGTTTGTGAATATGCTCGTCGTGTTGGTTGTGGCGGTGCAAGTAGCACCAGCAAATCTGCGGCACGAGGCGTAGCGGGTTCTATTACTTTCTTATCCTTTGCAGTACTTATGGCTTTACAGTCAGCCCATGCAGGCACCCCCACCACCATCATCGCTGACTCATCTGCCCCTAAAAATCTACAACCCATCATCTTAAATACCGCAAGCGGCATCACCTCTGTGAATATTGCCACCCCCAATGCTCGTGGCTTATCCAATAACCATTACAGCCAGTTTGATGTCGGTAGCACAGGTGCTGTATTAAATAACAACCGTAAAGCAGTGGGTACCCAAATCGCAGGCTTTGTGGCAGCCAACCCTTTTATGGCTCGTGGCGAAGCCTCTACCATCTTAAACCAAATCAATTCCAATAATCCAAGTCATTTAAATGGCTTTGTTGAAGTGGCAGGTAAAAAGGCAGATGTCATCATTGCCAATCCCAATGGTCTTATCATCAATGGTGCTGGCTTTATCAATGCTGGTAATGTCCATCTGGCAGCAGCAAATGCCCAAGTAAAACAAGGGCAATTATCAGCTTATCAAGTCGGCAATGGTGATACTGGCAATATTCAAGTCAATGGCAAATTAAACCTACAAGGCACCGATTATGCTGCTCTCATCGCTAAAACCGCCCAAATCAATGATGAAATTTATGCAGGAAAACAGCTGGATGTTATCCTAGGTGAAAACCAAGTCAATCTTCAAAACGGTGATTTTACCAAGCTTAATGCCACCAATAAACAAACCCATGTATCATCTGCTAGCCAAACCACCAATAAAGAACAACAAGGCGTTGCCTTAGATATTTCATCATTGGGCGGAATGTATGCAGGTAAAATCCACCTTGTCGGTACAGACAAAGGCTTTGGGGTCAATAACCAAGGGGTCATCACAGCAACCGGCAATGGACAACAACTTGGCACAGGTACACTCACGCTAGATAGTCAAGGCAATCTTGTCAATACAGGCACCATGTCTGCTAAAGATAAACTTGCCATCAACACCCATGATAACACCACTCAAAACGATGGCACCTTGTTAAGTGAACAAGCTGATATCGCCATCAATACCGCAAGTCTTAATAACACAGGTGCCATTCACAGCACCCAAACCACCAAGATTGCAGCCAAACAAGCGATTGAAAACCTTGGCAGTGTCTATGGCGGTGTTTTGCAAGTGGATACGGATAAGCTTAATAACACCGGCCAGCTTATCCAAACTGGTACAGGTAAGCTTGATATCACCACCAATACACTGACCAACTCCGATAAAGCGGTTATCGGTCAAAGCTTGTATGGACAAACCATCATACCCACACCTTCTACCCCAAGCAGCGATCAAAGTGCTGGTAGCATTAGCAATACTCCTATACAGACAAGCACAACAACAGGTAATATCGCCACAAACCCAAATACGCAGACTTTAAACAAACCATCCACCCCAAACGCTAACGGTCATATTACTGCCAGTCAGTCTTTGACTAACACAGGCAATCAAGCACTCATCACTGCCACAGGTGACATCAGCATCAATGCTGATAAAACCCATAACACCAAGCAAGCATCGATTGATGCCGCCACTTTAAACACCAACACTCTTGTCAATACCGACAGTAAAATCGCCTTAGATGATATTAATTGGCAATTGACTCGCTTTGATAACAGCAAAGGTAGTATCACTGCCAAAGATGGTATGGTGATTGGCAGTGAATCTGCCATCATCAACACAGGTGGCAGCTTAACAAGCGGTGGCGATATGACACTTATCGCCAAAGACAGGATTATCAATCAAGACGGCACCATTACCGCGGTCAAACAAGCAGATATTACTGCCAAAGAGGTGCAAAACGGCGGCAGCATCACGGCTGATACACTTACCATCACCCAACAAGCCGACTACGCCCACACAGATCAAGATAAGCTTGTTGCCAATCGCTTAGCGTTTACAACAAGTGGTAAGCTGATTAACCAAAGCCAATTAACCGCAGGTCATGATTTGACACTGAACGCCAAACACATTGACAACAGCCAAACAGGTATCATCACCAGCGGCAATCACACACAGATTACTAGCCAAACAAACATCACCAACCAAGGCTTAATCAATGGTGAAAATACACTCATCAAAGCCAAAAACACCATCAACAATCTTGCCGGTGGTCGTATCTATGGCACGCATCTTGCAATACAGGCTGATACGCTAAATAATACGCCAGCAAAAGCTGTCAACCAACAAACCAATCAAGAAAATGACCATCACACCGCCCCTGTCATCGCAGCCAGAGGGCGTCTGGATATCGGTGTTAATCACTTAAACAACAACCCCAATCCAGATAGAGCAGGTAAATTTAATAAAAACTTTGACAGTCAAGCTTTAATCACAAGTCTTGGCAGTCTGCACATCGGTGGTAGCCTAGATGACAACCATCACGCCACAGGCAAAGCACAGACGGTTATCAATAAAGGGGCAACCATAGAGTCTGGTGGACAGATGCAAATTGCCACCAGCACCTTACTAAATACCAATGCCGACTTTAAAAAGCATACGGTCAAAGTGGAAGCCGAATCCGTTTATGGACAAACACTTTACCGCAACCGTGAGCAATCTGGAGTGCCTGCCACCCAAAAAAGCACCAACATAGCCGATTTGGGCAAAAAGCCCATGGCAGGTTTATTTGACTGCCCTAAAGGCAGTGAATGTATTGTCAATTATGATCACAACTCCACCATTTGGTCATACTTTAAGATTGAACCACCCAAACAGCCTGTTCCAAACATCAAAGCCAAAGACCTGTTAGATGAACCTGACTTACCAAAAGGCGAGACCACTCAAAGCTGTGCCTTGGCGGGTGCAAACAATCAAGCCTGTGCCCAATACAACAAAGATCTGGCGAATTACACCAAGGTCATGGGGCCATTATTAAAATGGGAAGAAGATAATGCTGCCTCCATTGAGGCACTGGAGCTTGCCATTCGGGAGCATAACCGCCAATTTAATAAAAATAAAAGCGATGTGGATTTGGCGTTAAACATCTACACCACCGATGAAGCATATTTAGGTCCAACCAGCCGTAAAGGTGCACCAGATGGTGCTTTGTATGTCAAAGATGTCAGTGGTAACTTTTATCGCCTCACTGAAGAGGTGGATGTCATTACCACTGACTTTGTCGTCTATGAAGATAAAACTCTATCTTCTGACCCTGCTCGTATGGTATCAGGAGAAAATCTTATCATCCATGGCGACACCTTAATTAACGATAAAAGCCAAATGAATGCGGGTAATGGCTTTGCAATCATTGGTGATACCGTGATTCAAACACCTGACAATGGCTTGCATGGTGAAAAAACCAAAGTCACCGAAAATGGTCGCTTTACCAGATATAGCGTATTTGCCTCAGGAATTAACCGCCACAAGCGCAAAGCAACTGGCGGTGGTAGCTTTACTCAATCCTTTGCACCACTAGCAACGTATGAACTTCCCATCTTAAACGCTACCATCAATACCACACCAAGTAGCACCAAGATTGATGAGCTAGCCACAGGCAATGATACTTCTGTGATTGTTGATGTTAAAGACAGTACCATCACCTTACCAACTTCAGCCCTCTACATCATCAACGCTGACAATCCCAATCTACCACTAATTCAAACCGACCCTGCATTCACCAATTACAAACAGTGGCTCTCCTCTGATTATATGCTAAAAGCCCTACAATCAGACCCAAATCACATCCACAAACGCCTCTCTGATGGTTATGGTGAACAACAGCGTATTAAAGATCAGTACTATCTACTGACAGGCAGACACATCAACACTGATTACCGCAGTCATGAAGATGCTTATAAAACCTTGATGGATAATGGCATCACGGCAGCCAAACAGTTTAACTACACACTTGGCACGGCACTCACGCCTGAGCAGATGGCAACTCTCACCACGGACATCGTTTGGCTTATCAAACAGCCCATCACGGTTGTCACCAAAGACAAAGATGGCAATAGCATCAGCAAAACCCAAGACGCCTTAGTGCCTAAGCTGTATCTGCGTTCTGCCAATGCAGATACTGGCACACTGAGTCCTGATGGCAGATACAGTGCCGTCTCAGCCAGAAGCATTGACATGCAGCTGACTGGCAATCTTGACAATAATGGCAACATCATTGCCAAAGACACCGCAAACATCAATGCAAACAATGTCACCAATGACGGCGGTGTTTATGGTAACTTTGTCGCTGTCACAGCAGATAACACCATTGCCAATCATGGCACCATGTATGCAAACAGTGCCATGAGGCTAAGTGCTGGCAATAACATCATCAACCAAAGCCAAACAGCTACCCATCACAATAAACAAGGGCAAAGCGCTTCATCTAACACCGCCATCACACGCATCGCCACCATCCGTGTAAGCGATGGATTAAAAGACCAAACAGATGACAATGGCAATCCATTAACCACCCTAAGTCTGCGTGGCAATCAGATCATCTATCAAGGTGCCGCATCAGACAACGCAGGTGGTAGTACCCACATGACCGCCAAAAACGGCATTAACATCACCACCATCACCACAAGCAATCACATCAATGCTGTCGCTGATGAGAATAACTACTTTAACTACAGCCAAAGCACCGATGTGGGTTCAACCATCACCAGTCATGGCAACTTAACGATAGCCACAACAGGCAAAGATGCTGACATCAACATCAAAGGTTCAAGCCTACAATCAGACGGCATGACTGCTGTTATTGGGACAGGCGACATTAGCATCACCGAAGGTCGTGCTACCCAAAGCTTGGATACAGCAAGTAAATTTACCAACAAAGGACTTGTTAGCAAAAAAACCACTCAAACCGCCTATCAGATGGACAGCAATACCAGCATTCAAAGTACGGTGGGTGGTGAGACTGTACTGATGAAATCAGGTAGGAATATGCAGGTTGTGACAACCAATGTACTTGCCGACAAAGACATTCTGCTTGCCTCAGGTGGCAATATGACCATTGCCAGTGCTGCTAATACACAAAGTATGCACGAATATTCACAGGTGGATAAAAAAGGCTTATTTACCACTTCGCCAACTTCTGCCACATTGGGTAAACAACGCACTCAAAATCAAGCAGATGCCATGCAGACCACCTATACAGGCTCGCTGATTGGTACTACAGGAGGTAATGTTCGCCTAGTAAGTAATGACAGTCTTGCCATCACCAATAGCGATGTCATTGCCAAAAAAGATGGTGCCAACACCAATACAGGCAATATCTACATCCAAGCCACTGATGCCACCATCCAAAGCCAAAACACCATCAGCAACAACAGCCATCGCTTTGCCCAAAAAACCACAGGAGTGACTGCCAGCGTCTCTAGCAGTCTTGTTAGCGAGGTTCAAAGCCTAGAAACGCTAAAAGAGTCTGTTAATGACACCGACTCTCGCAAAGCTAAATTGGCTGGCACTTTAGCGGCAGCTTCCAAGGTTAAAACGCTTATCAATAACCTAAACAATAAAGACTTGGGTAGTCTAAGGGCTCAAGCCACTATTGGCTCACAAAGCACCAAGAGCCAAACCACAAGCCATCAAGAAACTAATGATGCTGCTAACCTTTTGGCTCAAAATAATCTGATCGTCAACCTTAAAGGCAAAGGTGCGGATTCGGATTTGACTGTCATAGGTAGCAATCTTACAGTGGGCAACAACTTCTACCAATCGGTAGAAGGCGATGTCATCTACCAGGCCTCAACACAAACTGATACCACAAACAGCCAAAACAGCAGTAAAGGTTGGGGCGTGGGTATCTATGCCAGCACTCAGATAGGTGGTGGTCAATCCAATCACGGCTTTACCATCAATGCCAACAAAGCAAAAGGCAATAGTACTGAAACAACCACCACCCACACCAATACCCAAGTCACTGTTGGCGGTACAACCATCAATGACATTGGTGGCAATCTTATCCTAGATGGTGCCAATCTTGATACCAAGCACCTAACTGGTACAGTTGGCGGTGATTTGATTGTCAAAAGCCGTCAAGACACCTATCAATACACCCATGATCAAAAACAAGCAGGATTTAGTGCCGATGTTGGCTTTAATGGCAAACCCCAAAGCATAAGCATCAATGGTGGTAAAACCGATGTAGATGCCGATTATGCCCAAGTCACCCGCCAATCAGGCATCAAAGCCAAAGAGTCCACCCTAATCGTACAAGGACAAGGTAAGTTTACTGGTGGCTATCTCATCACCGATGCCGGTAAAAACCAAACCCAGTTTGCCCAAGGTATCCAAACCCAAGACATTCACAACCATCTAGATTATGAAGGTGATGCCATCAGTGTCGGCATTGGTATTGGTGTAGACACCAGCAATCCAAATGGCAAAGCAAAACCTGCCCTACAAGGCCTAGGCTATGGTAAAATAGACCCAACTCATAAAACCAGTACCACCCATTCTGCCATCACAGACCAAGCAGGGCTTAGCCATATTAATACAGACAACTTCAAACAAGCAGAAGTTCAACATGAGCTTAACCAAATCATCACCAATGATTTTAATAAAGAGCAAGTGCTTAAAGAGTTAAATGCTCAGGTGAATATTACTACTGAGTTTGGGAGAGAAGCTCCAAAAAGAGTGGCGGAGTTTGCCGACAACCAAGCCTTTAAACTTATTCAAAAGCTAGATGAACTTAATGATAAAAACATTGACATTGCTTCTGATGAGTATCAAAATACCATCAAAGAGATTGATAAGTGGAGCGAAGGTGGGGTTTATCGTGTGGCGTTGCATACGGCTGTTGGTGCTTTGGGGACAGGCACTATCGAAGGAGCAATATCAGCAGGTGCAACCGCCTACACCATTCCAAAGATAGACGAATACCTAAAAGAACAAGGCTTTGATGAAACCACAAGACAAACCGCCTTGCTTACCTTATCAGCAGGCATTGGTGCGACTGTTGGTGGCGATACTGCAAGCACTGCCAATAATGCTGGGCAGGTGCAGTGGAATTATTTGAGTCATAAGGAGAACGAAAGATTGAGAGAATTAAAAAAAGAGAAAGCTGGACTATCTAACGCCTACGGCAATTGTGTATCTCAAAGATGTGCAGAAATTACACGAGAAATAAAAGTGCTTGAAGATCTCAGTAAACAACGAGATAAGGCGTTTGATAAAGCTTATACAGACTGCCGTGCAGGCAAGGATTGTAATCAGTTTTATTATTTGCATGTCATTCAAAGAAGAGACTGGAATAAGGATGCAGAAGAATTATTTAAGGTAAATCGCAGTGATTGGAAGCTGATGGAGGATTATCAAAATGCCTTTCACAACTACAATGCAAATGGCATTCCAGAAAAATTACCTAATGGTAACTACCGATACAAAAAATTTGTTCACAATAACGGGCAAATGGAAATAATTATTGATACAAAAGACGGTATTTTAAGTGATGATGACTACACTAGAATTGTAAGAGATCCAACCAATGCTGGAACATTTAATTATTACGCCCCCAGTGATGCTAGTGGTCATAAATTATATGATGTAGATCCGTATACAAACTTTGGGAATGGTAAGGGCGACAAAACAACTCTATCAAACAGAAAAAATGTCATGCTACGCCTACCAGTCCCCTATACAAATTACACAGTTCCAATTGGAACTTCTGGTTTTTGGACAGGAAATCTACCAGGAAAAACCACAAACCCAAAAACAATGGGGGCAAATAGAATAACAAATAATGCCGAACGTAGCTTTAACGCATCACAAGATTTTTGTGAGAATAATAAGGAGGATTGCAAATGA
- a CDS encoding hemagglutinin repeat-containing protein has translation MGIYASTQIGGGQSNHGFTINANKAKGNSTETTTTHTNTQVTVGGTTINDIGGNLILDGANLDTKHLTGTVGGDLIVKSRQDTYQYTHDQKQAGFSADVGFNGKPQSISINGGKTDVDADYAQVTRQSGIKAKESTLIVQGQGKFTGGYLITDAGKNQTQFAQGIQTQDIHNHLDYEGDAISVGIGIGVDTSNPNGKAKPALQGLGYGKIDPTHKTSTTHSAITDQAGLSHINTDNFKQAEVQHELNQIITNDFNKEQVLKELNAQVNITQAFDAERRAIRSEFAKKAEDHRKQAERLSDDDPRKTELVQEAQKIEQNLRLFDGITSALYAPNSNGIIGDVARAASPELAYRIGQEFKENKALNQTDNGNRPEEQSANHLLAHAILGAATSYATGNDIATGAVSAVSNEAVAPVLSNYLYGTKETKTLSQEQKDTITSILNLATATTIYTATDGSTTDAVSGAEIGKVGVEWNADTIRLDGKDAHDRVFEAEAKRLFPNNPELQQQYIAQQNKKIGEISLAIIMTAVPTEIYEVAPIGKGFGIIAKGSKKVVGLFKSKGDAEKVLEGAKKQSKADNNIYRDDSYGYTWSQGRPRDFNRNLATHWNKHKHEFPEFRSQNDYYRFARNFVDNPPAGTLTKVRANGDMVFYQPSTNTFAIKDKSGSIMTLFKPDVTKHKYATNLEYFHAQ, from the coding sequence GTGGGTATCTATGCCAGCACTCAGATAGGTGGTGGTCAATCCAATCACGGCTTTACCATCAATGCCAACAAAGCAAAAGGCAATAGTACTGAAACAACCACCACCCACACCAATACCCAAGTCACTGTTGGCGGTACAACCATCAATGACATTGGTGGCAATCTTATCCTAGATGGTGCCAATCTTGATACCAAGCACCTAACTGGTACAGTTGGCGGTGATTTGATTGTCAAAAGCCGTCAAGACACCTATCAATACACCCATGATCAAAAACAAGCAGGATTTAGTGCCGATGTTGGCTTTAATGGCAAACCCCAAAGCATAAGCATCAATGGTGGTAAAACCGATGTAGATGCCGATTATGCCCAAGTCACCCGCCAATCAGGCATCAAAGCCAAAGAGTCCACCCTAATCGTACAAGGACAAGGTAAGTTTACTGGTGGCTATCTCATCACCGATGCCGGTAAAAACCAAACCCAGTTTGCCCAAGGTATCCAAACCCAAGACATTCACAACCATCTAGATTATGAAGGTGATGCCATCAGTGTCGGCATTGGTATTGGTGTAGACACCAGCAATCCAAATGGCAAAGCAAAACCTGCCCTACAAGGCCTAGGCTATGGTAAAATAGACCCAACTCATAAAACCAGTACCACCCATTCTGCCATCACAGACCAAGCAGGGCTTAGCCATATTAATACAGACAACTTCAAACAAGCAGAAGTTCAACATGAGCTTAACCAAATCATCACCAATGATTTTAATAAAGAGCAAGTGCTTAAAGAGTTAAATGCTCAGGTGAATATTACTCAAGCATTTGATGCTGAACGCCGTGCCATTAGAAGTGAATTTGCTAAAAAAGCAGAAGACCATCGCAAACAAGCAGAAAGGCTATCAGATGACGACCCAAGAAAGACAGAGCTTGTACAAGAGGCCCAAAAGATTGAACAAAACCTAAGACTCTTCGATGGCATCACCTCTGCCTTGTATGCTCCTAATTCAAATGGTATTATAGGTGATGTGGCAAGAGCAGCAAGCCCAGAGCTTGCTTATCGGATTGGTCAAGAATTTAAAGAAAACAAAGCCCTAAACCAAACAGACAATGGTAACAGACCAGAAGAGCAATCAGCCAATCATCTACTGGCTCATGCCATACTTGGTGCTGCCACAAGCTATGCCACAGGTAATGACATCGCCACAGGTGCCGTCTCTGCGGTAAGCAATGAGGCTGTCGCCCCAGTATTGTCAAATTACCTATATGGCACCAAAGAAACAAAAACACTTAGCCAAGAACAAAAAGACACCATCACAAGCATTCTAAACCTAGCCACTGCTACAACCATCTACACAGCAACTGATGGCAGCACCACTGATGCAGTAAGTGGGGCTGAGATTGGGAAGGTTGGGGTGGAGTGGAATGCGGATACTATACGTCTAGATGGCAAAGATGCTCATGATAGAGTATTTGAAGCAGAAGCTAAACGATTGTTTCCTAATAATCCTGAGTTGCAGCAGCAATATATTGCTCAACAAAATAAAAAAATTGGTGAAATTAGTTTAGCAATCATAATGACCGCTGTGCCAACCGAAATTTATGAGGTTGCACCAATCGGCAAAGGGTTTGGTATTATTGCAAAGGGAAGCAAGAAAGTTGTTGGTCTTTTTAAGAGCAAAGGAGATGCTGAAAAGGTATTGGAAGGAGCCAAGAAGCAATCTAAAGCTGATAACAACATATATAGAGATGATAGTTATGGCTATACTTGGTCGCAAGGAAGACCGCGAGATTTTAATCGAAATTTAGCCACTCACTGGAATAAGCATAAGCATGAATTTCCCGAGTTTCGGTCTCAAAACGATTATTATAGATTTGCAAGAAATTTTGTTGACAATCCTCCTGCTGGAACTCTAACTAAGGTTAGAGCTAATGGAGATATGGTATTTTATCAACCGTCAACAAATACTTTTGCTATCAAGGATAAAAGTGGTAGCATTATGACGCTATTTAAACCTGATGTTACAAAACATAAGTATGCTACAAATTTGGAGTATTTTCATGCACAATAG